In the genome of Carnobacterium pleistocenium FTR1, one region contains:
- a CDS encoding uracil-xanthine permease family protein codes for MKEKINNSEITIEMPGEKKIRGNESPKTESNLLYQVDDKPGFFLMTLLGFQNILTAFGGIIAVPLVISGIAGFGIADTSYMISAALLGSGVVSIIQSKGIGPKWFRVGAGLPTIMGTDFGFVGPANAVINTMGGGIAGYFGGTMMGAVLEISLSYFIKPLMKFFPPAVTGTVITLMGLTLMPVAFDWVAGGVGSANYGSLLNLSIATIVFLIIVLLNHYGSSKIGPAAVLIGIVIGYVMCIPLGMVDFGQVVRANWFAMPQLFKYGVSFDLKFAIPFISGYLVTVIETVGVMQTIGAVTETELTDDDIANGVRADGVGSFIGPAIGSGPVATFSQNAGLIPLTRNASRSVAIAAGVLLMVMSFLPKFATLVSIMPMAVLGGAGVLMFGNVAASGVKSLARVNFDNRNLVIVAAGLGVGLGVAFRPEVVAGLPGILGGLFSSGISAGTIVTLVLNIILKEKPTMESEIV; via the coding sequence TTGAAGGAAAAAATAAATAATTCAGAAATAACGATTGAAATGCCAGGGGAAAAGAAAATAAGAGGGAATGAATCGCCGAAAACCGAATCGAATCTTCTTTACCAAGTAGACGATAAACCAGGTTTTTTCTTAATGACCCTTTTAGGATTTCAAAATATATTAACAGCTTTTGGTGGAATCATAGCCGTGCCCTTAGTAATATCTGGCATTGCAGGATTCGGGATCGCAGATACTTCTTATATGATCAGTGCAGCTTTGTTAGGATCTGGTGTTGTTTCGATCATTCAATCTAAAGGAATCGGTCCGAAATGGTTTCGTGTAGGAGCTGGTCTTCCAACGATCATGGGAACTGATTTTGGTTTTGTCGGACCAGCCAATGCGGTCATCAATACGATGGGCGGAGGCATTGCAGGCTATTTTGGTGGAACCATGATGGGAGCCGTTTTAGAAATCAGCTTAAGTTATTTCATTAAACCGTTAATGAAGTTTTTCCCACCAGCCGTAACCGGAACCGTTATTACATTGATGGGATTAACGTTGATGCCTGTTGCATTTGACTGGGTTGCTGGTGGAGTTGGATCAGCTAATTATGGTTCGTTGCTTAATTTATCGATTGCTACAATCGTATTTTTGATTATTGTTTTACTGAACCATTATGGCAGTTCGAAAATCGGACCTGCAGCTGTCTTGATTGGGATCGTCATTGGCTATGTGATGTGTATTCCCCTTGGTATGGTTGATTTCGGTCAAGTCGTTCGAGCCAATTGGTTCGCTATGCCACAGCTTTTTAAATATGGTGTTAGTTTTGATTTGAAATTTGCGATTCCCTTTATCTCAGGCTACTTAGTAACAGTTATTGAAACCGTGGGTGTGATGCAAACAATTGGAGCTGTAACAGAAACTGAATTAACCGATGATGATATTGCAAATGGTGTCCGAGCAGATGGCGTCGGATCATTTATTGGACCGGCAATTGGGTCAGGCCCAGTAGCGACATTTAGCCAAAATGCTGGATTGATCCCGTTAACGCGAAATGCCTCTCGATCCGTTGCAATCGCCGCGGGTGTTCTCTTGATGGTAATGAGTTTCTTACCTAAATTTGCGACACTTGTATCGATTATGCCGATGGCAGTTTTAGGTGGAGCAGGAGTCTTGATGTTCGGTAACGTAGCCGCATCTGGTGTGAAATCATTGGCTCGTGTAAATTTTGATAACCGCAATCTAGTCATTGTCGCTGCCGGATTAGGTGTTGGACTAGGCGTGGCTTTCCGTCCTGAAGTAGTAGCTGGGCTGCCAGGAATTCTTGGTGGATTATTTTCATCTGGTATTTCGGCTGGAACGATCGTTACCTTAGTTTTAAACATTATTTTGAAGGAAAAACCAACTATGGAAAGCGAAATAGTTTAA
- a CDS encoding nuclease-related domain-containing protein: MLLKERTKSVTHRLLESLNFRMNLPAEEKVNYENQVKGFAGEKQFDAYMNQSNQSGLVLNDLVLTYRNTVFQIDSLLITTDVVYLYEVKNYAGPYFYREESFFTESGYKILNPLRQIDRSATFLHNVLLSLGYQLPIQPLIVFINPEFNLYSLLPNKLFLFSNQLPKYLHTLSNQNFSTTNKQLELGKKLSELHNETYRPDKLPNYDFDQLKKGILCPVCFSASYRDTRQTYFCAVCAHKETITSAIERSILEFRLLFPDSPITTNRIYQWCGASYSKERIRLILKMTYRRHLSRQMTYYSEK; this comes from the coding sequence ATGCTACTAAAAGAACGAACAAAATCGGTCACCCACCGCCTATTAGAATCTTTGAATTTCCGAATGAATTTACCAGCTGAGGAAAAAGTGAATTATGAAAATCAAGTAAAAGGTTTCGCAGGTGAAAAACAATTTGATGCCTACATGAATCAATCTAACCAGTCTGGTCTTGTATTGAATGATCTCGTTCTAACTTATAGAAACACTGTTTTCCAAATCGATTCCCTGCTTATCACGACAGATGTCGTCTATTTATATGAAGTTAAAAATTATGCCGGCCCTTACTTTTATAGAGAAGAATCCTTTTTCACAGAATCGGGCTACAAAATTCTCAATCCCCTGAGACAAATCGACAGAAGTGCAACTTTTCTTCATAACGTGCTGCTTAGTTTAGGATACCAATTGCCGATTCAACCTCTTATTGTTTTTATTAATCCAGAATTCAATCTTTACTCTCTACTGCCAAACAAACTATTCTTGTTTTCAAATCAATTACCTAAGTACCTTCATACTTTATCAAACCAAAACTTCTCGACCACAAACAAGCAGCTGGAACTTGGAAAGAAATTAAGCGAGTTACATAATGAAACTTATCGTCCTGACAAGTTACCGAATTATGATTTTGATCAATTGAAAAAAGGCATTTTATGCCCAGTTTGTTTCTCAGCTAGTTATAGAGATACAAGACAAACTTACTTTTGCGCTGTATGTGCTCACAAAGAAACCATTACAAGTGCCATTGAGCGAAGTATTTTAGAATTTAGACTGCTCTTTCCTGATAGCCCAATAACAACAAACCGAATTTACCAATGGTGTGGAGCAAGCTACTCCAAAGAACGAATTCGACTGATCTTAAAAATGACTTATCGTCGTCATTTATCCCGACAGATGACGTATTACAGTGAGAAGTAG
- a CDS encoding aldo/keto reductase, translating into MKRMFLGKSELMIPNIALGCMSMGNLTPQEASKVVNNALDLEIDFFDLADIYGGGKAEEMFGKVIEMDPPIREKMLIQSKVGIRKDSYDFSKKHLLESVDGVLKRLQTDYLDVLLLHRPDALVEPEVVAEVFDELERSGKVRNFGVSNHNPTQIELLKNYVKQPLVANQMQFSVGHTGMVDAGINVNTKFDSGIDRDGGVLDYSRIEDMTLQAWSPIKSGGEIFVDNANFPEINAILKEIGGRYGLSNSAMAIAWILRHPAHMQAIVGTMTLERLSDYAKASEVSITHDEWYDIYRAAGNKLP; encoded by the coding sequence ATGAAAAGAATGTTTTTAGGTAAAAGTGAATTAATGATACCAAATATTGCGTTAGGATGTATGTCAATGGGGAATTTAACTCCTCAAGAAGCTAGCAAAGTTGTCAACAATGCGTTAGATTTAGAAATCGACTTCTTTGATTTAGCTGATATTTATGGCGGAGGAAAAGCAGAAGAAATGTTTGGGAAAGTGATCGAAATGGATCCTCCTATCCGCGAAAAAATGTTGATCCAATCTAAAGTTGGAATTCGAAAAGACAGTTATGATTTTTCGAAAAAACATCTATTGGAAAGCGTAGACGGCGTTCTTAAACGTTTGCAAACAGATTATTTGGATGTTCTGTTATTACACCGTCCAGACGCACTAGTTGAACCTGAAGTTGTAGCCGAAGTTTTTGATGAATTGGAAAGAAGCGGTAAAGTACGAAACTTTGGGGTCAGCAATCACAATCCGACTCAAATCGAATTATTGAAAAATTATGTCAAACAGCCTCTTGTTGCAAACCAAATGCAATTCAGCGTGGGACACACTGGAATGGTGGATGCCGGTATTAATGTGAATACGAAATTTGATAGTGGGATAGACCGAGATGGCGGAGTATTGGATTATAGCCGTATAGAAGACATGACCTTACAAGCTTGGTCACCGATAAAAAGTGGTGGTGAAATTTTTGTAGATAATGCAAACTTCCCAGAAATAAATGCTATTTTGAAAGAAATTGGAGGACGGTACGGTTTGTCTAACTCAGCTATGGCTATTGCTTGGATTTTACGTCATCCTGCTCATATGCAAGCTATTGTTGGAACGATGACACTGGAACGCCTGAGCGACTACGCTAAAGCCTCTGAAGTAAGTATAACGCATGATGAATGGTACGATATCTACCGAGCTGCTGGCAATAAATTACCATAA
- a CDS encoding methyl-accepting chemotaxis protein, which yields MKKRLKKNKNDRKKSIKVVIIPTLIAMITIPIVIVLVMNYYSTQNLLSQRIEQSEKNLATQFTTQLDWIGLELENTINATAEKPEFQELVENEDISTTIQEELQFVKTNSMYIGNTYYAPEGQAIIGTVEDVPADFDASSAMWYKRAVERNGALIWSEPYRDAVTGMMAMTVSRSIIVDDVFYGVLAIDLDLERMNNYLTSIQNGNTGHFFVVSEAGDYLMSNDPEEVGTSIEDSNLFKEATEQTGFIQNEQEIGSYYSKVSRLGMIVYGVVGEDEMANEVNATNRAALIGLMIGIIIAVLSALLASKYVMTITTTLTKAFNQVEEGDLTTEITGNDFNMLPDKPFFNKLAKPKTINENSDEIGRIAFAFNKMMQQFRQMVGSIQQKSSYLTDMTQTLNDISKQTTSATEEVSETITGIAQATSIQMKDTEETVNKMGDLAKSVGEIDQNIQQMGQHTDDTTIANGRNNQMMVEVHENWETTIQTMARLGESIHAVNEDIQNIEKIVKVIDGISDQTNLLALNASIEAARAGESGRGFAVVANEIRKLAEKSDDSTKDIAAIIKGIQEKSNEMVSKVEQAHSESETQTQTIDEAIDSANKVTDQMDKLVESILNVASLGFVISDKKDETLVAIENIAASAEENSAGTQEVSANAEEILATMEEFSSSIAKLETIANELKEETDQFKLA from the coding sequence GTGAAGAAAAGACTTAAAAAGAATAAGAATGATAGAAAGAAAAGTATTAAGGTAGTCATTATTCCTACATTAATAGCTATGATTACCATACCGATTGTTATTGTGTTAGTCATGAATTATTACAGCACGCAAAACTTGTTGTCTCAACGAATCGAGCAAAGTGAAAAAAATCTAGCAACGCAATTTACGACCCAGTTAGACTGGATTGGTCTAGAACTAGAAAATACGATCAATGCTACGGCAGAAAAACCTGAATTTCAAGAACTTGTTGAAAATGAAGATATAAGTACAACCATTCAAGAAGAGCTACAGTTTGTTAAGACTAATAGTATGTACATAGGAAATACTTATTATGCTCCAGAAGGTCAAGCCATAATCGGCACCGTTGAAGATGTACCGGCAGACTTTGATGCGAGCTCAGCAATGTGGTACAAAAGAGCGGTGGAACGCAACGGAGCGTTGATTTGGAGCGAACCTTATCGAGATGCAGTTACCGGAATGATGGCAATGACCGTTTCCAGATCGATCATTGTCGATGATGTATTCTATGGCGTTTTAGCTATTGATTTGGATTTAGAGAGAATGAATAATTATTTAACATCGATCCAAAACGGAAATACAGGACACTTTTTTGTGGTTTCCGAAGCTGGGGATTATCTAATGTCTAATGACCCAGAAGAAGTTGGAACATCTATTGAGGATAGCAATTTGTTTAAAGAAGCGACTGAACAAACAGGCTTTATTCAAAATGAGCAAGAAATTGGCAGTTATTATAGTAAGGTCAGCCGTCTTGGCATGATCGTTTATGGCGTAGTTGGCGAAGATGAAATGGCTAATGAAGTCAATGCGACAAATCGAGCAGCTTTGATTGGTTTAATGATTGGAATCATTATCGCCGTTTTAAGTGCATTGCTGGCATCTAAGTACGTTATGACGATTACCACAACATTGACTAAAGCTTTCAATCAAGTTGAAGAAGGCGATTTAACGACTGAAATCACTGGAAATGATTTCAACATGTTGCCAGATAAACCTTTTTTCAATAAATTAGCAAAACCAAAAACTATCAATGAAAACAGTGATGAAATTGGACGAATCGCATTTGCATTCAATAAAATGATGCAACAATTCAGACAAATGGTTGGGAGCATTCAACAAAAGAGCAGTTATTTAACTGATATGACTCAAACATTGAATGATATTTCTAAACAAACGACTTCAGCAACAGAGGAAGTATCTGAAACAATCACTGGGATTGCTCAGGCAACAAGTATCCAAATGAAAGATACTGAAGAGACAGTAAACAAAATGGGAGATTTAGCGAAAAGCGTTGGTGAGATTGATCAAAATATCCAACAAATGGGGCAACACACGGATGATACAACGATTGCCAATGGGAGAAATAACCAAATGATGGTCGAGGTTCATGAGAATTGGGAAACGACGATCCAAACGATGGCTAGATTGGGCGAAAGTATTCATGCCGTAAATGAAGATATCCAAAACATTGAAAAAATCGTTAAAGTTATTGATGGAATTTCTGATCAAACCAACTTATTAGCGTTAAATGCTTCTATTGAAGCTGCTCGCGCAGGCGAAAGCGGCAGAGGCTTTGCTGTTGTGGCTAATGAAATCAGAAAGCTAGCTGAGAAGAGTGATGATTCAACAAAAGATATCGCGGCTATCATCAAAGGTATCCAAGAGAAATCAAATGAAATGGTCAGCAAAGTTGAACAAGCCCATTCAGAAAGTGAAACACAAACGCAAACAATCGATGAAGCAATCGATTCAGCAAATAAAGTAACAGACCAAATGGATAAACTGGTTGAAAGTATTTTAAATGTTGCCAGCTTAGGATTTGTCATCTCTGATAAAAAAGATGAAACGTTGGTAGCCATTGAAAACATTGCCGCTTCAGCAGAAGAAAACTCTGCTGGAACGCAAGAAGTATCTGCAAATGCAGAAGAAATTTTGGCTACGATGGAAGAATTTTCTTCAAGTATTGCCAAATTAGAAACCATTGCAAATGAATTAAAAGAAGAAACGGATCAATTTAAGTTAGCATAA
- a CDS encoding chemotaxis protein CheW codes for MEKFVVFSSSGQSFAIPIEVTEKIIHVEELTRIPDTSSYVLGAIDYGEGILPIVDLGERFFQNKTEITADTKVIVINWQEKKIGLAVDKVTNIQSFESADQESPENADQKAASYVVAFIRTEEGIILQLDVDSIFSKDGVQELVSLINR; via the coding sequence ATGGAAAAGTTTGTTGTTTTTAGTAGCAGTGGCCAAAGCTTTGCCATTCCCATTGAAGTAACCGAAAAAATTATACATGTTGAAGAATTAACTCGCATCCCAGATACCTCAAGCTATGTGTTAGGTGCGATAGATTATGGTGAAGGAATTTTACCAATCGTTGATTTAGGCGAACGTTTTTTTCAAAATAAAACAGAAATCACGGCTGATACGAAAGTAATCGTCATCAATTGGCAAGAGAAGAAGATTGGGTTAGCGGTAGATAAAGTAACTAATATTCAATCATTTGAAAGTGCAGATCAAGAATCACCAGAAAATGCCGACCAAAAAGCGGCTAGTTATGTGGTGGCTTTTATCCGCACAGAAGAAGGCATCATTTTACAATTGGATGTAGATAGCATTTTTTCAAAAGATGGTGTGCAAGAATTGGTGTCATTAATCAATCGATAA
- a CDS encoding chemotaxis protein CheD, whose translation MADEFRVGISDYKVTQQPNSLITVGLGSCVGIAIYDPKTKIGGLSHIMLPDSSAFKEANKIEKFADLAIPQMVSEINKQTNGNPLVAKIAGGASMFQFSKDLPHGSIGDRNVLAVEAVLKQLGIPLLNIHTGGSMGRTMIVDLATFTVTIRMVNREIIVL comes from the coding sequence ATGGCAGATGAATTCAGAGTGGGTATTTCAGATTATAAGGTAACACAGCAGCCAAATTCCTTGATAACAGTGGGGCTGGGTTCATGTGTGGGGATCGCTATTTATGATCCTAAAACAAAAATTGGTGGATTAAGCCATATCATGCTGCCTGATAGTAGTGCTTTTAAAGAAGCTAACAAAATTGAAAAATTCGCTGATTTAGCCATTCCTCAGATGGTATCCGAAATAAATAAGCAAACAAACGGCAATCCGTTGGTTGCCAAGATAGCAGGCGGTGCGAGTATGTTTCAATTTTCTAAGGATCTTCCCCATGGAAGTATCGGAGATCGAAATGTGCTGGCTGTTGAAGCAGTATTGAAACAACTAGGGATTCCTTTATTAAACATTCATACTGGAGGGAGCATGGGCAGAACGATGATCGTCGATCTGGCCACCTTTACGGTAACGATTCGAATGGTGAATAGAGAAATAATTGTATTGTAA
- a CDS encoding protein-glutamate methylesterase/protein-glutamine glutaminase, which yields MNIKVLVVDDSPFMRKIITETITSIAGLEVVGTARNGRDALKAIPLLQPDVITLDIEMPGLNGLETLEIIKREHEVPVIMMSSFSGEDNTIAALDLGAMDFIEKPLDIRNQSDAFKNEVADKIKPLFEQKKTDIPVEKSLLQLNGLEKRLPNKIKAIVIGASTGGPKALFSIIRSLPDNLSFPIFIVQHMPKGFTTSFSKRLDKESSATVVEAEEGMAIRGGMVYVAPGGYHMLIENNQIKLTETDKIHGVRPAVDYLFETAAEAYGSGLASFILTGMGQDGARGLAKIKKTGGFTVAQNRETSIVYGMPGNAVQKGVIDEIASLNEISELINWMIRVRG from the coding sequence GTGAACATAAAAGTATTGGTTGTGGATGATTCTCCTTTCATGAGAAAAATTATTACTGAAACAATAACAAGTATTGCTGGCTTGGAAGTTGTTGGTACGGCTAGAAATGGTCGTGATGCACTAAAGGCGATCCCGCTGCTTCAACCAGATGTCATCACGTTAGATATTGAAATGCCAGGATTGAATGGGTTAGAAACGCTTGAAATCATAAAAAGAGAACACGAAGTACCGGTTATTATGATGAGTTCATTCAGTGGAGAAGATAATACGATTGCAGCCCTTGATTTAGGCGCAATGGACTTCATTGAAAAACCGCTCGATATCAGAAACCAATCAGATGCATTTAAAAATGAAGTAGCTGATAAGATAAAACCCTTATTTGAACAGAAGAAAACGGATATACCAGTAGAAAAATCACTGTTACAACTAAATGGATTAGAAAAAAGGCTGCCAAATAAAATAAAAGCTATTGTGATTGGTGCTTCTACCGGTGGACCTAAAGCTTTATTTTCAATCATTCGGTCTTTACCGGATAACCTAAGCTTTCCTATTTTCATCGTTCAGCACATGCCTAAAGGTTTCACGACCTCCTTTTCTAAACGCTTAGATAAAGAATCGAGTGCAACAGTCGTTGAAGCAGAAGAGGGAATGGCAATAAGAGGAGGTATGGTATATGTTGCTCCTGGCGGGTATCATATGCTGATTGAAAATAACCAAATCAAATTAACTGAAACTGATAAGATTCACGGTGTGAGACCGGCTGTAGATTACTTGTTCGAAACCGCAGCTGAGGCTTACGGCAGTGGCTTGGCGAGTTTTATTCTAACGGGGATGGGTCAGGATGGAGCTCGTGGCTTAGCTAAAATAAAAAAAACTGGTGGATTTACAGTGGCGCAAAACCGAGAAACATCCATTGTTTATGGGATGCCGGGCAACGCGGTACAAAAAGGTGTTATTGATGAAATTGCGAGTCTAAATGAAATTTCAGAATTAATCAATTGGATGATAAGGGTGAGAGGCTAA
- a CDS encoding CheR family methyltransferase, whose translation MLNFEFFYAWTKEHLNINLDGYKEKQLQRRIGTIMKNTGAVTLEEYALKIQADPIVKKNFLNYITINVTDFFRNREVFDEFEELMVTYLEPRFGPLKIWSAACSTGAEAYSLAMIMDNHNIAQAEKITATDIDETILARAKEGVFSSMELKNVDDENRKKYFTHENHTFYLSNQIKNKVAFKKHDLIGDRFGRDYHVIVCRNVTIYFKNEVKEVLYQKFSDALVPGGLFFTGATETIYSPEKYGLIKRASFIYEKI comes from the coding sequence ATGTTGAATTTCGAATTTTTTTATGCATGGACAAAAGAACATTTGAATATTAATCTAGATGGATACAAAGAAAAACAGCTTCAACGACGTATTGGAACAATCATGAAAAATACTGGCGCTGTGACGCTAGAAGAATATGCGCTTAAAATACAAGCAGATCCAATCGTTAAAAAGAATTTCCTGAATTACATTACGATCAATGTAACAGATTTCTTTCGTAATAGAGAAGTGTTTGATGAATTTGAAGAATTGATGGTAACGTACCTTGAACCGCGTTTTGGTCCTTTGAAAATTTGGAGTGCAGCGTGTTCTACCGGAGCAGAAGCCTATTCACTAGCTATGATCATGGACAACCATAACATTGCGCAAGCAGAAAAAATAACCGCTACGGATATTGATGAAACGATCTTAGCAAGAGCCAAAGAAGGTGTTTTTTCTAGTATGGAACTCAAAAATGTTGACGATGAAAATCGCAAAAAGTACTTCACTCATGAAAATCATACTTTTTACTTATCGAATCAAATCAAAAATAAAGTAGCTTTTAAAAAACATGATTTGATTGGAGATCGTTTTGGAAGAGACTATCACGTTATCGTCTGCCGCAATGTGACCATTTATTTCAAAAATGAAGTAAAAGAAGTGTTGTATCAAAAATTCAGTGATGCGCTCGTTCCAGGAGGATTGTTTTTCACAGGAGCCACCGAGACCATTTACAGCCCTGAAAAGTATGGCTTGATTAAACGTGCTTCATTTATTTATGAAAAAATCTAA